From Symphalangus syndactylus isolate Jambi chromosome X, NHGRI_mSymSyn1-v2.1_pri, whole genome shotgun sequence, the proteins below share one genomic window:
- the PORCN gene encoding protein-serine O-palmitoleoyltransferase porcupine isoform X11 has product MYAIPSPSDWTVHSTGETEVLHSLQVTGYLSIWPSIRGGPQWPPSAARNFSSSYCKAVSCLLPSRALTRSGCSLPSASPAASSGGSLHMVWVVLLSLLCYLVLFLCRHSSHRGVFLSVTILIYLLMGEMHMVDTVTWHKMRGAQMIVAMKAVSLGFDLDRGEVGTVPSPVEFMGYLYFVGTIVFGPWISFHSYLQAVQGRPLSCRWLQKVARSLALALLCLVLSTCVGPYLFPYFIPLDGDRLLRNKKRKARWLRAYESAVSFHFSNYFVGFLSEATATLAGAGFTEEKDHLEWDLTVSKPLNVELPRSMVEVVTSWNLPMSYWLNNYVFKNALRLGTFSAVLVTYAASALLHGFSFHLAAVLLSLAFITYVEHVLRKRLARILSACVLSKRCPPDCSHQHRLGLGVRALNLLFGALAIFHLAYLGSLFDVDVDDTTEEQGYGMAYTVHKWSELSWASHWVTFGCWIFYRLIG; this is encoded by the exons ATGTATGCCATCCCATCACCATCGGACTGGACTGTTCACAGCACTGGAGAGACAGAGGTCCTTCATTCACTCCAGGTCACAGGCT ATCTATCCATCTGGCCATCCATCCGTGGGGGTCCGCAATGGCCACCTTCAGCCGCCAGGAATTTTTCCAGCAGCTACTGCAAGGCTGTCTCCTGCCTACTGCCCAGCAGGGCCTTGACCAGATCTGGCTGCTCCTTGCCATCTGCCTCGCCTGCCGCCTCCTCTGGAGGCTCG CTGCACATGGTTTGGGTCGTGCTGCTCAGCCTCCTGTGCTACCTCGTGCTGTTCCTCTGCCGACATTCCTCCCATCGAGGCGTCTTCCTCTCCGTCACCATCCTCATCTACCTACTTATGGG TGAGATGCACATGGTAGACACCGTGACATGGCACAAGATGCGAG GGGCACAGATGATTGTGGCCATGAAGGCAGTGTCTCTGGGCTTCGACCTGGACCGGGGCGAGGTGGGTACGGTGCCCTCGCCAGTGGAGTTCATGGGCTACCTCTACTTCGTGGGCACCATCGTCTTCGGGCCCTGGATATCCTTCCACAGCTACCTACAAGCTGTCCAAGGCCGCCCACTG AGCTGCCGATGGCTGCAGAAGGTGGCCCGGAGCCTGGCACTGGCCCTGCTGTGCCTTGTGCTGTCCACTTGCGTGGGCCCCTACCTCTTCCCGTACTTCATCCCCCTTGACGGTGACCGCCTCCTTCGCAA CAAGAAACGCAAAGCCAG GTGGCTGCGAGCCTACGAGAGTGCTGTCTCCTTCCACTTCAGCAACTATTTTGTGGGCTTTCTTTCCGAGGCCACAGCCACGTTGGCAGGGGCTGGCTTTACCGAGGAGAAGGATCACCTGGAATG GGACCTGACGGTGTCCAAGCCACTGAATGTGGAGCTGCCTCGGTCAATGGTGGAAGTTGTCACAAGCTGGAACCTGCCCATGTCTTATTGGCTAAATAACT ATGTTTTCAAGAATGCTCTCCGCCTGGGGACCTTCTCGGCTGTGCTGGTCACCTATGCAGCCAGCGCCCTCCTACAT GGCTTCAGTTTCCACCTGGCTGCGGTCCTGCTGTCCCTGGCTTTTATCACTTATGTGGAGCATG tCCTCCGGAAGCGCCTGGCTCGGATCCTCAGTGCCTGTGTCTTGTCAAAGCGGTGCCCGCCAGACTGTTCGCACCAGCATCGCTTG GGCCTGGGGGTGCGAGCCTTAAACTTGCTCTTTGGAGCTCTGGCTATCTTCCACCTGGCCTACCTGGGCTCCCTGTTTGATGTCGACGTGGACGACACCACAGAGGAGCAG
- the PORCN gene encoding protein-serine O-palmitoleoyltransferase porcupine isoform X12, with product MYAIPSPSDWTVHSTGETEVLHSLQVTGYLSIWPSIRGGPQWPPSAARNFSSSYCKAVSCLLPSRALTRSGCSLPSASPAASSGGSLHMVWVVLLSLLCYLVLFLCRHSSHRGVFLSVTILIYLLMGEMHMVDTVTWHKMRGAQMIVAMKAVSLGFDLDRGEVGTVPSPVEFMGYLYFVGTIVFGPWISFHSYLQAVQGRPLSCRWLQKVARSLALALLCLVLSTCVGPYLFPYFIPLDGDRLLRKWLRAYESAVSFHFSNYFVGFLSEATATLAGAGFTEEKDHLEWDLTVSKPLNVELPRSMVEVVTSWNLPMSYWLNNYVFKNALRLGTFSAVLVTYAASALLHGFSFHLAAVLLSLAFITYVEHVLRKRLARILSACVLSKRCPPDCSHQHRLGLGVRALNLLFGALAIFHLAYLGSLFDVDVDDTTEEQGYGMAYTVHKWSELSWASHWVTFGCWIFYRLIG from the exons ATGTATGCCATCCCATCACCATCGGACTGGACTGTTCACAGCACTGGAGAGACAGAGGTCCTTCATTCACTCCAGGTCACAGGCT ATCTATCCATCTGGCCATCCATCCGTGGGGGTCCGCAATGGCCACCTTCAGCCGCCAGGAATTTTTCCAGCAGCTACTGCAAGGCTGTCTCCTGCCTACTGCCCAGCAGGGCCTTGACCAGATCTGGCTGCTCCTTGCCATCTGCCTCGCCTGCCGCCTCCTCTGGAGGCTCG CTGCACATGGTTTGGGTCGTGCTGCTCAGCCTCCTGTGCTACCTCGTGCTGTTCCTCTGCCGACATTCCTCCCATCGAGGCGTCTTCCTCTCCGTCACCATCCTCATCTACCTACTTATGGG TGAGATGCACATGGTAGACACCGTGACATGGCACAAGATGCGAG GGGCACAGATGATTGTGGCCATGAAGGCAGTGTCTCTGGGCTTCGACCTGGACCGGGGCGAGGTGGGTACGGTGCCCTCGCCAGTGGAGTTCATGGGCTACCTCTACTTCGTGGGCACCATCGTCTTCGGGCCCTGGATATCCTTCCACAGCTACCTACAAGCTGTCCAAGGCCGCCCACTG AGCTGCCGATGGCTGCAGAAGGTGGCCCGGAGCCTGGCACTGGCCCTGCTGTGCCTTGTGCTGTCCACTTGCGTGGGCCCCTACCTCTTCCCGTACTTCATCCCCCTTGACGGTGACCGCCTCCTTCGCAA GTGGCTGCGAGCCTACGAGAGTGCTGTCTCCTTCCACTTCAGCAACTATTTTGTGGGCTTTCTTTCCGAGGCCACAGCCACGTTGGCAGGGGCTGGCTTTACCGAGGAGAAGGATCACCTGGAATG GGACCTGACGGTGTCCAAGCCACTGAATGTGGAGCTGCCTCGGTCAATGGTGGAAGTTGTCACAAGCTGGAACCTGCCCATGTCTTATTGGCTAAATAACT ATGTTTTCAAGAATGCTCTCCGCCTGGGGACCTTCTCGGCTGTGCTGGTCACCTATGCAGCCAGCGCCCTCCTACAT GGCTTCAGTTTCCACCTGGCTGCGGTCCTGCTGTCCCTGGCTTTTATCACTTATGTGGAGCATG tCCTCCGGAAGCGCCTGGCTCGGATCCTCAGTGCCTGTGTCTTGTCAAAGCGGTGCCCGCCAGACTGTTCGCACCAGCATCGCTTG GGCCTGGGGGTGCGAGCCTTAAACTTGCTCTTTGGAGCTCTGGCTATCTTCCACCTGGCCTACCTGGGCTCCCTGTTTGATGTCGACGTGGACGACACCACAGAGGAGCAG
- the PORCN gene encoding protein-serine O-palmitoleoyltransferase porcupine isoform X1, with translation MPLHGLGSPKLKCECQSPSLKRGLRHGHPLPLCPCFDRSIHLAIHPWGSAMATFSRQEFFQQLLQGCLLPTAQQGLDQIWLLLAICLACRLLWRLGLPSYLKHASTVAGGFFSLYHFFQLHMVWVVLLSLLCYLVLFLCRHSSHRGVFLSVTILIYLLMGEMHMVDTVTWHKMRGAQMIVAMKAVSLGFDLDRGEVGTVPSPVEFMGYLYFVGTIVFGPWISFHSYLQAVQGRPLSCRWLQKVARSLALALLCLVLSTCVGPYLFPYFIPLDGDRLLRNKKRKARGTMVRWLRAYESAVSFHFSNYFVGFLSEATATLAGAGFTEEKDHLEWDLTVSKPLNVELPRSMVEVVTSWNLPMSYWLNNYVFKNALRLGTFSAVLVTYAASALLHGFSFHLAAVLLSLAFITYVEHVLRKRLARILSACVLSKRCPPDCSHQHRLGLGVRALNLLFGALAIFHLAYLGSLFDVDVDDTTEEQGYGMAYTVHKWSELSWASHWVTFGCWIFYRLIG, from the exons ATGCCCCTACATGGGTTGGGCAGCCCCAAACTGAAATGTGAGTGCCAGAGTCCATCCCTTAAGCGAGGTCTGCGCCACGGACACCCGCTCCCTCTGTGTCCCTGCTTTGACAGATCTATCCATCTGGCCATCCATCCGTGGGGGTCCGCAATGGCCACCTTCAGCCGCCAGGAATTTTTCCAGCAGCTACTGCAAGGCTGTCTCCTGCCTACTGCCCAGCAGGGCCTTGACCAGATCTGGCTGCTCCTTGCCATCTGCCTCGCCTGCCGCCTCCTCTGGAGGCTCG GGTTGCCATCCTACCTGAAGCATGCAAGCACCGTGGCAGGCGGGTTCTTCAGCCTCTACCACTTCTTCCAGCTGCACATGGTTTGGGTCGTGCTGCTCAGCCTCCTGTGCTACCTCGTGCTGTTCCTCTGCCGACATTCCTCCCATCGAGGCGTCTTCCTCTCCGTCACCATCCTCATCTACCTACTTATGGG TGAGATGCACATGGTAGACACCGTGACATGGCACAAGATGCGAG GGGCACAGATGATTGTGGCCATGAAGGCAGTGTCTCTGGGCTTCGACCTGGACCGGGGCGAGGTGGGTACGGTGCCCTCGCCAGTGGAGTTCATGGGCTACCTCTACTTCGTGGGCACCATCGTCTTCGGGCCCTGGATATCCTTCCACAGCTACCTACAAGCTGTCCAAGGCCGCCCACTG AGCTGCCGATGGCTGCAGAAGGTGGCCCGGAGCCTGGCACTGGCCCTGCTGTGCCTTGTGCTGTCCACTTGCGTGGGCCCCTACCTCTTCCCGTACTTCATCCCCCTTGACGGTGACCGCCTCCTTCGCAA CAAGAAACGCAAAGCCAG GGGCACCATGGTAAG GTGGCTGCGAGCCTACGAGAGTGCTGTCTCCTTCCACTTCAGCAACTATTTTGTGGGCTTTCTTTCCGAGGCCACAGCCACGTTGGCAGGGGCTGGCTTTACCGAGGAGAAGGATCACCTGGAATG GGACCTGACGGTGTCCAAGCCACTGAATGTGGAGCTGCCTCGGTCAATGGTGGAAGTTGTCACAAGCTGGAACCTGCCCATGTCTTATTGGCTAAATAACT ATGTTTTCAAGAATGCTCTCCGCCTGGGGACCTTCTCGGCTGTGCTGGTCACCTATGCAGCCAGCGCCCTCCTACAT GGCTTCAGTTTCCACCTGGCTGCGGTCCTGCTGTCCCTGGCTTTTATCACTTATGTGGAGCATG tCCTCCGGAAGCGCCTGGCTCGGATCCTCAGTGCCTGTGTCTTGTCAAAGCGGTGCCCGCCAGACTGTTCGCACCAGCATCGCTTG GGCCTGGGGGTGCGAGCCTTAAACTTGCTCTTTGGAGCTCTGGCTATCTTCCACCTGGCCTACCTGGGCTCCCTGTTTGATGTCGACGTGGACGACACCACAGAGGAGCAG
- the PORCN gene encoding protein-serine O-palmitoleoyltransferase porcupine isoform X2 produces the protein MPLHGLGSPKLKCECQSPSLKRGLRHGHPLPLCPCFDRSIHLAIHPWGSAMATFSRQEFFQQLLQGCLLPTAQQGLDQIWLLLAICLACRLLWRLGLPSYLKHASTVAGGFFSLYHFFQLHMVWVVLLSLLCYLVLFLCRHSSHRGVFLSVTILIYLLMGEMHMVDTVTWHKMRGAQMIVAMKAVSLGFDLDRGEVGTVPSPVEFMGYLYFVGTIVFGPWISFHSYLQAVQGRPLSCRWLQKVARSLALALLCLVLSTCVGPYLFPYFIPLDGDRLLRNKKRKARWLRAYESAVSFHFSNYFVGFLSEATATLAGAGFTEEKDHLEWDLTVSKPLNVELPRSMVEVVTSWNLPMSYWLNNYVFKNALRLGTFSAVLVTYAASALLHGFSFHLAAVLLSLAFITYVEHVLRKRLARILSACVLSKRCPPDCSHQHRLGLGVRALNLLFGALAIFHLAYLGSLFDVDVDDTTEEQGYGMAYTVHKWSELSWASHWVTFGCWIFYRLIG, from the exons ATGCCCCTACATGGGTTGGGCAGCCCCAAACTGAAATGTGAGTGCCAGAGTCCATCCCTTAAGCGAGGTCTGCGCCACGGACACCCGCTCCCTCTGTGTCCCTGCTTTGACAGATCTATCCATCTGGCCATCCATCCGTGGGGGTCCGCAATGGCCACCTTCAGCCGCCAGGAATTTTTCCAGCAGCTACTGCAAGGCTGTCTCCTGCCTACTGCCCAGCAGGGCCTTGACCAGATCTGGCTGCTCCTTGCCATCTGCCTCGCCTGCCGCCTCCTCTGGAGGCTCG GGTTGCCATCCTACCTGAAGCATGCAAGCACCGTGGCAGGCGGGTTCTTCAGCCTCTACCACTTCTTCCAGCTGCACATGGTTTGGGTCGTGCTGCTCAGCCTCCTGTGCTACCTCGTGCTGTTCCTCTGCCGACATTCCTCCCATCGAGGCGTCTTCCTCTCCGTCACCATCCTCATCTACCTACTTATGGG TGAGATGCACATGGTAGACACCGTGACATGGCACAAGATGCGAG GGGCACAGATGATTGTGGCCATGAAGGCAGTGTCTCTGGGCTTCGACCTGGACCGGGGCGAGGTGGGTACGGTGCCCTCGCCAGTGGAGTTCATGGGCTACCTCTACTTCGTGGGCACCATCGTCTTCGGGCCCTGGATATCCTTCCACAGCTACCTACAAGCTGTCCAAGGCCGCCCACTG AGCTGCCGATGGCTGCAGAAGGTGGCCCGGAGCCTGGCACTGGCCCTGCTGTGCCTTGTGCTGTCCACTTGCGTGGGCCCCTACCTCTTCCCGTACTTCATCCCCCTTGACGGTGACCGCCTCCTTCGCAA CAAGAAACGCAAAGCCAG GTGGCTGCGAGCCTACGAGAGTGCTGTCTCCTTCCACTTCAGCAACTATTTTGTGGGCTTTCTTTCCGAGGCCACAGCCACGTTGGCAGGGGCTGGCTTTACCGAGGAGAAGGATCACCTGGAATG GGACCTGACGGTGTCCAAGCCACTGAATGTGGAGCTGCCTCGGTCAATGGTGGAAGTTGTCACAAGCTGGAACCTGCCCATGTCTTATTGGCTAAATAACT ATGTTTTCAAGAATGCTCTCCGCCTGGGGACCTTCTCGGCTGTGCTGGTCACCTATGCAGCCAGCGCCCTCCTACAT GGCTTCAGTTTCCACCTGGCTGCGGTCCTGCTGTCCCTGGCTTTTATCACTTATGTGGAGCATG tCCTCCGGAAGCGCCTGGCTCGGATCCTCAGTGCCTGTGTCTTGTCAAAGCGGTGCCCGCCAGACTGTTCGCACCAGCATCGCTTG GGCCTGGGGGTGCGAGCCTTAAACTTGCTCTTTGGAGCTCTGGCTATCTTCCACCTGGCCTACCTGGGCTCCCTGTTTGATGTCGACGTGGACGACACCACAGAGGAGCAG
- the PORCN gene encoding protein-serine O-palmitoleoyltransferase porcupine isoform X13 — protein MPLHGLGSPKLKCECQSPSLKRGLRHGHPLPLCPCFDRSIHLAIHPWGSAMATFSRQEFFQQLLQGCLLPTAQQGLDQIWLLLAICLACRLLWRLGLPSYLKHASTVAGGFFSLYHFFQLHMVWVVLLSLLCYLVLFLCRHSSHRGVFLSVTILIYLLMGEMHMVDTVTWHKMRGAQMIVAMKAVSLGFDLDRGEVGTVPSPVEFMGYLYFVGTIVFGPWISFHSYLQAVQGRPLSCRWLQKVARSLALALLCLVLSTCVGPYLFPYFIPLDGDRLLRNKKRKARDLTVSKPLNVELPRSMVEVVTSWNLPMSYWLNNYVFKNALRLGTFSAVLVTYAASALLHGFSFHLAAVLLSLAFITYVEHVLRKRLARILSACVLSKRCPPDCSHQHRLGLGVRALNLLFGALAIFHLAYLGSLFDVDVDDTTEEQGYGMAYTVHKWSELSWASHWVTFGCWIFYRLIG, from the exons ATGCCCCTACATGGGTTGGGCAGCCCCAAACTGAAATGTGAGTGCCAGAGTCCATCCCTTAAGCGAGGTCTGCGCCACGGACACCCGCTCCCTCTGTGTCCCTGCTTTGACAGATCTATCCATCTGGCCATCCATCCGTGGGGGTCCGCAATGGCCACCTTCAGCCGCCAGGAATTTTTCCAGCAGCTACTGCAAGGCTGTCTCCTGCCTACTGCCCAGCAGGGCCTTGACCAGATCTGGCTGCTCCTTGCCATCTGCCTCGCCTGCCGCCTCCTCTGGAGGCTCG GGTTGCCATCCTACCTGAAGCATGCAAGCACCGTGGCAGGCGGGTTCTTCAGCCTCTACCACTTCTTCCAGCTGCACATGGTTTGGGTCGTGCTGCTCAGCCTCCTGTGCTACCTCGTGCTGTTCCTCTGCCGACATTCCTCCCATCGAGGCGTCTTCCTCTCCGTCACCATCCTCATCTACCTACTTATGGG TGAGATGCACATGGTAGACACCGTGACATGGCACAAGATGCGAG GGGCACAGATGATTGTGGCCATGAAGGCAGTGTCTCTGGGCTTCGACCTGGACCGGGGCGAGGTGGGTACGGTGCCCTCGCCAGTGGAGTTCATGGGCTACCTCTACTTCGTGGGCACCATCGTCTTCGGGCCCTGGATATCCTTCCACAGCTACCTACAAGCTGTCCAAGGCCGCCCACTG AGCTGCCGATGGCTGCAGAAGGTGGCCCGGAGCCTGGCACTGGCCCTGCTGTGCCTTGTGCTGTCCACTTGCGTGGGCCCCTACCTCTTCCCGTACTTCATCCCCCTTGACGGTGACCGCCTCCTTCGCAA CAAGAAACGCAAAGCCAG GGACCTGACGGTGTCCAAGCCACTGAATGTGGAGCTGCCTCGGTCAATGGTGGAAGTTGTCACAAGCTGGAACCTGCCCATGTCTTATTGGCTAAATAACT ATGTTTTCAAGAATGCTCTCCGCCTGGGGACCTTCTCGGCTGTGCTGGTCACCTATGCAGCCAGCGCCCTCCTACAT GGCTTCAGTTTCCACCTGGCTGCGGTCCTGCTGTCCCTGGCTTTTATCACTTATGTGGAGCATG tCCTCCGGAAGCGCCTGGCTCGGATCCTCAGTGCCTGTGTCTTGTCAAAGCGGTGCCCGCCAGACTGTTCGCACCAGCATCGCTTG GGCCTGGGGGTGCGAGCCTTAAACTTGCTCTTTGGAGCTCTGGCTATCTTCCACCTGGCCTACCTGGGCTCCCTGTTTGATGTCGACGTGGACGACACCACAGAGGAGCAG
- the PORCN gene encoding protein-serine O-palmitoleoyltransferase porcupine isoform X4 — MPLHGLGSPKLKCECQSPSLKRGLRHGHPLPLCPCFDRSIHLAIHPWGSAMATFSRQEFFQQLLQGCLLPTAQQGLDQIWLLLAICLACRLLWRLGLPSYLKHASTVAGGFFSLYHFFQLHMVWVVLLSLLCYLVLFLCRHSSHRGVFLSVTILIYLLMGEMHMVDTVTWHKMRGAQMIVAMKAVSLGFDLDRGEVGTVPSPVEFMGYLYFVGTIVFGPWISFHSYLQAVQGRPLSCRWLQKVARSLALALLCLVLSTCVGPYLFPYFIPLDGDRLLRKWLRAYESAVSFHFSNYFVGFLSEATATLAGAGFTEEKDHLEWDLTVSKPLNVELPRSMVEVVTSWNLPMSYWLNNYVFKNALRLGTFSAVLVTYAASALLHGFSFHLAAVLLSLAFITYVEHVLRKRLARILSACVLSKRCPPDCSHQHRLGLGVRALNLLFGALAIFHLAYLGSLFDVDVDDTTEEQGYGMAYTVHKWSELSWASHWVTFGCWIFYRLIG; from the exons ATGCCCCTACATGGGTTGGGCAGCCCCAAACTGAAATGTGAGTGCCAGAGTCCATCCCTTAAGCGAGGTCTGCGCCACGGACACCCGCTCCCTCTGTGTCCCTGCTTTGACAGATCTATCCATCTGGCCATCCATCCGTGGGGGTCCGCAATGGCCACCTTCAGCCGCCAGGAATTTTTCCAGCAGCTACTGCAAGGCTGTCTCCTGCCTACTGCCCAGCAGGGCCTTGACCAGATCTGGCTGCTCCTTGCCATCTGCCTCGCCTGCCGCCTCCTCTGGAGGCTCG GGTTGCCATCCTACCTGAAGCATGCAAGCACCGTGGCAGGCGGGTTCTTCAGCCTCTACCACTTCTTCCAGCTGCACATGGTTTGGGTCGTGCTGCTCAGCCTCCTGTGCTACCTCGTGCTGTTCCTCTGCCGACATTCCTCCCATCGAGGCGTCTTCCTCTCCGTCACCATCCTCATCTACCTACTTATGGG TGAGATGCACATGGTAGACACCGTGACATGGCACAAGATGCGAG GGGCACAGATGATTGTGGCCATGAAGGCAGTGTCTCTGGGCTTCGACCTGGACCGGGGCGAGGTGGGTACGGTGCCCTCGCCAGTGGAGTTCATGGGCTACCTCTACTTCGTGGGCACCATCGTCTTCGGGCCCTGGATATCCTTCCACAGCTACCTACAAGCTGTCCAAGGCCGCCCACTG AGCTGCCGATGGCTGCAGAAGGTGGCCCGGAGCCTGGCACTGGCCCTGCTGTGCCTTGTGCTGTCCACTTGCGTGGGCCCCTACCTCTTCCCGTACTTCATCCCCCTTGACGGTGACCGCCTCCTTCGCAA GTGGCTGCGAGCCTACGAGAGTGCTGTCTCCTTCCACTTCAGCAACTATTTTGTGGGCTTTCTTTCCGAGGCCACAGCCACGTTGGCAGGGGCTGGCTTTACCGAGGAGAAGGATCACCTGGAATG GGACCTGACGGTGTCCAAGCCACTGAATGTGGAGCTGCCTCGGTCAATGGTGGAAGTTGTCACAAGCTGGAACCTGCCCATGTCTTATTGGCTAAATAACT ATGTTTTCAAGAATGCTCTCCGCCTGGGGACCTTCTCGGCTGTGCTGGTCACCTATGCAGCCAGCGCCCTCCTACAT GGCTTCAGTTTCCACCTGGCTGCGGTCCTGCTGTCCCTGGCTTTTATCACTTATGTGGAGCATG tCCTCCGGAAGCGCCTGGCTCGGATCCTCAGTGCCTGTGTCTTGTCAAAGCGGTGCCCGCCAGACTGTTCGCACCAGCATCGCTTG GGCCTGGGGGTGCGAGCCTTAAACTTGCTCTTTGGAGCTCTGGCTATCTTCCACCTGGCCTACCTGGGCTCCCTGTTTGATGTCGACGTGGACGACACCACAGAGGAGCAG
- the PORCN gene encoding protein-serine O-palmitoleoyltransferase porcupine isoform X15, with protein sequence MATFSRQEFFQQLLQGCLLPTAQQGLDQIWLLLAICLACRLLWRLGLPSYLKHASTVAGGFFSLYHFFQLHMVWVVLLSLLCYLVLFLCRHSSHRGVFLSVTILIYLLMGEMHMVDTVTWHKMRGAQMIVAMKAVSLGFDLDRGEVGTVPSPVEFMGYLYFVGTIVFGPWISFHSYLQAVQGRPLSCRWLQKVARSLALALLCLVLSTCVGPYLFPYFIPLDGDRLLRNKKRKARWLRAYESAVSFHFSNYFVGFLSEATATLAGAGFTEEKDHLEWDLTVSKPLNVELPRSMVEVVTSWNLPMSYWLNNYVFKNALRLGTFSAVLVTYAASALLHGFSFHLAAVLLSLAFITYVEHVLRKRLARILSACVLSKRCPPDCSHQHRLGLGVRALNLLFGALAIFHLAYLGSLFDVDVDDTTEEQGYGMAYTVHKWSELSWASHWVTFGCWIFYRLIG encoded by the exons ATGGCCACCTTCAGCCGCCAGGAATTTTTCCAGCAGCTACTGCAAGGCTGTCTCCTGCCTACTGCCCAGCAGGGCCTTGACCAGATCTGGCTGCTCCTTGCCATCTGCCTCGCCTGCCGCCTCCTCTGGAGGCTCG GGTTGCCATCCTACCTGAAGCATGCAAGCACCGTGGCAGGCGGGTTCTTCAGCCTCTACCACTTCTTCCAGCTGCACATGGTTTGGGTCGTGCTGCTCAGCCTCCTGTGCTACCTCGTGCTGTTCCTCTGCCGACATTCCTCCCATCGAGGCGTCTTCCTCTCCGTCACCATCCTCATCTACCTACTTATGGG TGAGATGCACATGGTAGACACCGTGACATGGCACAAGATGCGAG GGGCACAGATGATTGTGGCCATGAAGGCAGTGTCTCTGGGCTTCGACCTGGACCGGGGCGAGGTGGGTACGGTGCCCTCGCCAGTGGAGTTCATGGGCTACCTCTACTTCGTGGGCACCATCGTCTTCGGGCCCTGGATATCCTTCCACAGCTACCTACAAGCTGTCCAAGGCCGCCCACTG AGCTGCCGATGGCTGCAGAAGGTGGCCCGGAGCCTGGCACTGGCCCTGCTGTGCCTTGTGCTGTCCACTTGCGTGGGCCCCTACCTCTTCCCGTACTTCATCCCCCTTGACGGTGACCGCCTCCTTCGCAA CAAGAAACGCAAAGCCAG GTGGCTGCGAGCCTACGAGAGTGCTGTCTCCTTCCACTTCAGCAACTATTTTGTGGGCTTTCTTTCCGAGGCCACAGCCACGTTGGCAGGGGCTGGCTTTACCGAGGAGAAGGATCACCTGGAATG GGACCTGACGGTGTCCAAGCCACTGAATGTGGAGCTGCCTCGGTCAATGGTGGAAGTTGTCACAAGCTGGAACCTGCCCATGTCTTATTGGCTAAATAACT ATGTTTTCAAGAATGCTCTCCGCCTGGGGACCTTCTCGGCTGTGCTGGTCACCTATGCAGCCAGCGCCCTCCTACAT GGCTTCAGTTTCCACCTGGCTGCGGTCCTGCTGTCCCTGGCTTTTATCACTTATGTGGAGCATG tCCTCCGGAAGCGCCTGGCTCGGATCCTCAGTGCCTGTGTCTTGTCAAAGCGGTGCCCGCCAGACTGTTCGCACCAGCATCGCTTG GGCCTGGGGGTGCGAGCCTTAAACTTGCTCTTTGGAGCTCTGGCTATCTTCCACCTGGCCTACCTGGGCTCCCTGTTTGATGTCGACGTGGACGACACCACAGAGGAGCAG